One segment of Anopheles stephensi strain Indian chromosome 3, UCI_ANSTEP_V1.0, whole genome shotgun sequence DNA contains the following:
- the LOC118513431 gene encoding gustatory receptor 68a-like yields MLDKLLIKCQFQDVRFTVYGLFTIDNSLNYMVISSVVTYLVIITQFRQLEIENENRVP; encoded by the exons ATGCTCGATAAGCTGCTCATCAAGTGCCAGTTTCAGGACGTTCGTTTTACCGTGTACGGATTGTTTACCATCGACAACAGCTTAAACTATATG GTTATTAGTTCGGTCGTAACGTACCTAGTGATTATCACACAGTTTCGTCAGttggaaattgaaaatgaaaaccgAGTGCCGTGA